The following DNA comes from Curtobacterium sp. 9128.
CGTGCCGCGCCACGGGACGCCGGGGGTGCGGAGCCGTTCGACCAGGAACCCGATCGCGAGCGCCACGAGCACCACGCCGGCCGGGACCATGTACGGCACGTAGATGCTCATCACCATCGTGACGGTGAGGTACCCGGTGATCACGGCGGCCACGATCGACGGCCAACGCCGGGTGGAGCGGAACGCCCACAGCACGGCGGTGAGGCCGGCGAAGGCCCACGCCACCGGCCAGATCGTCGTCGGCAGGAACCACCACTGGATCATCGGCGACAGGCACAGCGCGACGGCCAGGAAGGCCGCGGTCGCCGGGCGGCGCGGCATCACGGTGACCGCGAACACGTACGCGGCGACCAGGGCGCCGAGGACCGGGATCCACCACCGCACGGCCATGCCCTGGTCGAGCGGCAGGAAGAGGAAGCCCACGACGTGCGGGCGGAAGACGCTCGACCAGTCCCACGACGGCAGGTCGTTCTGGATGGTCGCGTCCATGCCACCGGGGAACGACTGGTTGACGACCGGGAAGCCCTCGCGCACCTGCGACACGATCCAGCTCGACTGGACGAGCCACTCGTCGCTCCTGATGCCCTGGGGGTGGCCGGCGAGGAGGTTCGGGTCGGTTCCCGTGCCGAAGCTCTGCCAGTACACGCCGGTGGAGCTCCCGGAGATGCCGAGCGCCACGAGCACGACCACGATGAGCGCCGCGACGACGGGGAAGCCGAGCAGCACGACGAGGTTCGGGAGTCCGGACGCCCTGGGCTCGACGACCCGTTGCCAGCCGGCCTCGAGGCGGACCCACGCCGTCAGGAGCGGGTTCCGTGTGCGGGCTCGGTCGGTGGTGGGTGCGCTCACGCGGTGATCTTTCGGGTTGGTTCGCCTCACCCGACGGTGACGGCCTGGCAGCCGAGGAGGACGTTCTTCCCGGCCCCGACATTTATCGCATACGAGCAGACGGTGTGCGAACCGGCTCGCGCGGCGAAGGACTGGTTGATGCCGTGCGCGGAGCCCGCCGCCGGGTAGATCCGACCCACGTCGGCGCGCGCCGCGTTCGCCGGCCCGGACGCGACGCCGACGCCGTCGAGGTACGTGTCGACGCGGATGGCCGTCTTCTGCTGGTCGGGATCGATCGTCCACCCGTTCACCTGCACCCGGCCGGCCGCGGGCGACGAGGCGTCCATGCCGCCGAACGGCGAGGAGTTCGCAGCGATCGTGGCCGTGTCGCAGCCGAGCGCGGTGTCACTGCCGCCACCGACGTTCTTCGCGGTCACGCAGATCGTGTGTGCACCCTGCCGGAGGTCGTAGGACACGTTGATCCCGTGCTTCGCTCCGTACTTCGGGTACACCCGACCGATGTCGCCGCGCGTGGCGTTCGCGGTGGAGGTGCCCATGGCGACACCGTCCACGGTCAGGGCGATCTGCACCGGTGCCGTGGTGTCCGGGTCGATCGTCCAACCGTTCACGGTCGCGGTCGACCCGCTCGTCGTGACGTCCATGCCACCGAAGGGCGACGCGTCGGCGACGGTCACGCTGCGGCAGCCGAGGTTCGTGCTGCCGCCGGGCCCGGTCGCGTTCAGCCCGTAGACGCAGACCTGGTGCGTGCCGGCCGACGCCGAGACGGTCGTGGCGATGCCGTGTGCGTTGCCGTAGTTGGCGTAGACGCGCCCGACGTCGGGACGTGACGCGTTCGCGACCGAGCGACCGCGGTTGCGCCCGTCGACGTAGACGTCCACGGAGATCGACGCGGCAGTGTCGGGGTCGATCGTCCAGCCGCCGACGGCGATCGTGCCTGCCGACGGGGACGACACGTCCATGCCACCGATCGGGGACCCGGTGGACACCGCGACGGTGACGCACTGGCCGATCTGGGCGTTGGACCCGGAGCCGATGTTCACGCCGACGGCGCAGATCGAGTGCGTGCCGCCGCCGACCGTCAGGGTGTTCAGGATCCCGTGGTTGTTCCCGGCACCCGGGTAGGCGCGGCCGACGTCCGGTCGGGATGCGTTGGCGGGCAGGGTGCCGAGGAGCTTGCCGTCCGAGTACCACTGCACCTGCACGGTGGCTGCCTTGTTGTTCGGGTCGAGCGCCCAGCCGCCGACCTGCACGTAGCCGGGGCCGTACTGCTTGGCGTCGATGCCGCCGAAGGGGTTGTCGGCGGTGGAGACGCCGAACCAGTCGTTGTAGAGCCGCCAGAAGTTGCGGTTGCCGTAGGCCGAGCAGCCGTCGCCCGTGCCGTACAGGTTGTTCAGCGCCGCCTGGTTCGGCGTGTACGGCGTGTAGTAGTACAGCGCCGCCGTCGCCTTGTTCTGGATGTAGACGCTCTTCGTGCCGCACGCCGCGTTCGGGCTGTACTGCACGTTGCGGTTCGCGCCGGGGCCGAACCAGGTGAAGTAGTTGCTCGTGCCGGCGGGGTTGCCGTAGCGCTTCCACTGCCACGACGCCCAGAAGACCTGGTTGCCGACACCGGAGTACGCCGGGTCGCATCCACCGTTGGCGCTGTCCGGGCACGCGTAGCCCATGGCCCGGGCGAGCACGGCCGCTGACGGGTTGCGGGCGGTGCCGCCGTTCACCAGCGTCTGCTCCTTCTGGAGCGTGACGAGGATGACCTTGGGGTTGATGCCGCACGCGGCGCCGACACGGGCGATGATCTGCGCCGCGGAGAGCGAGGTCCCGCCGGCGACGGCGTTGCACATCGCGTCGGCACCGTGGCTGTTGAGCGAGTAGCGCCCGACGTTGAGGCACGAACTTGACGCGCAGGTGCCGACCTGGGCGTTGAGGAAGGTCTGGATGGCCGTCTCGGACATCCCTCCCCCGTTGTAGAACTCGGAGTCCGGGATGATGTTGCCCGGGTCGAACTGCGAGCCGCTCAGTGCGGATGCGGAGTCCTGCGACGCGGTCGGTCCGGTGATCTGGAAGCCGACCAGGACGCTCGCGACGGCGAGCACGCTCGCGGCGACGGCGATGAGCTTTTTCACGTCGGGGGCCTCCCTGGGGCGGCGACGGGGGTGGTTGGCACGCGCTTCGCGGTGGCGGCCGAAGCCGGATCCCTGGAACCGGCCAAGTCACACGTGCCACAGCAGGCTACCTCGATCACAGTGATCACACAGCCCCCAAGCCCTCCCCCGAACGGGAGGCGCGGCGCGGCTCCGCGCCGTCAGTGCGTTCCCGAGATGGTCACCACCTGAGTGCGTGTTCAGTCTGCGGTGTCGACCAGCGTCTCGACGCGCACACGCGCGGCGCGGTCGAAACCGTCCGCCCGGCGGGCGCGACGCGCGTGGCGGAGCACGGCAGGGGCCTCCAGGACGAGCCGGCGCCACGCGGACGGCGCGAGCTGCGCGCCGGACGGACGCGCCAGGTCGCGCAGCATGCGCACGACGGTGCGCACACCGACCCGGAGCGCGAAGGCCGGTGAGCCGTTGCGCACCACGACCGCGAGGCGGTTCCGCATGCTCTGGTACCGGACGAGCGGTGAGTCGCTGCCGGAGCTGGCGGCGTGCCGGTGGACGACGACCGCATCGGGGGCGTAGCGGACGTCGAACCCGGCGAGCCGGAGCCGCCACGCGACGTCGAGGTCCTCGTAGTACATGAAGAGGGACTCGTCGAAGCCGCCGACCTGCTCGAGCGGTCCGCGGCGCAGGAACACCGCTCCCCCGGAGAACCCGAACAACGGCGCCGACTCCGGCGCGTCGTCGATCGGGCGCAGCCAGTCCCGGTCGCGACCGTTGCCGGCGCGGTCGACGACGACGCCGGTGCCGTTGACGAGCGTCTGACCGGTGCCGGACCGACGCCAGCGCGTCCCGTCCCCGGCGACCAGGTCGTCGTCGCCGCGGTCGGCGCCGGTGACCCGGGTGAAGGCGCCCTCCAGCACCGCGGTGGCGGCCACCGCGGCGACGACGTCACCGCCGGCGGCCAGCACCGCGAGCCCGCGGTCGAGGAACCCGTGGTCCGCGACCGCGTCGTTGTTGAGGAGCACGACGACGTCACCGGAGGACGCGCGGATCCCGCGGGTGACCCCGCCGGCGAACCCGGAGTTGGTCGGCTCGGCGACGACGACCGCGTCCGGGTGGTCGGCGCGGTAGGCGGCGACGGTCGCGTCGTCGGCCTCGTTCACGACGATCACGAGCTCGATCGCCGCGTCGACGCGCTGCGAGCGCACGGAGTCGATCGCCCGACGGGTGAGTTCGGGCTGGTGCCAATCGACGATGACCACGGAGACGTCCACGCCGCCAGTCTCCCAGGCTCCCGGGCGGTCCGAGCCCCGGGCCGCCCGCACCGTGGATACGGCGTCGGTATAGTGGTGCCGCCTTCCGGGGCACCACCGCCAGCCGACGTATGGAGTTCGTCCGTGTCCACTTTCGCGCCTCGCGTGTCCGTCGTCGTCATCAACTTCCGCGGAACCGACGACACGCTCGAGTGCATCGCCCGCCTCAGCGAGGTCGACTGGCCGGCGGACCGTCTCGAGATCGTCGTCGTCGAGAACGGGTCGGGTGACGACAGCGAAGCGCGCCTCCGTGCCGCGCTCGGCGAGCAGAAGAACGTCAGGATCATCGTCTCCGAGGAGAACCTCGGGTTCACCGGCGGCAGCAACCTCGGTGCCCGTGAGGCGAGCGGCGACGTCGTCGCGTTCCTCAACAACGACGCCAAGCCCGACGTCAACTGGGTCAAGGAGGGCATCGCCGGGTTCGCACCGAGCCCCCGCGTCGCCGCCGTGGCCAGCAAGGTCCTCGACTGGGAGGGCAAGACGATCGACTTCGTCGAGTCAGGGCTCAGCTGGTTCGGCATGGGCTACAAGAACCACATCGCCGAGCTCGACGACGGCCGCTTCGACGAGCCGCGCGACCTGCTCTTCGGCACCGGCTCGGCACTCTTCGTGCGCCGCGACGTCTTCCTCGAGGTCGGCGGCTTCGATGAGGGCCTGTTCATGTTCTACGACGACGTGGACCTCGGCTGGCGCCTCAACCTGCTCGGCTACCGCGTCCGGTTCGCGCCGCGCTCGGTCGTCTACCACAAGCACCACGGCTCGATGAAGTCGTTCGGCGACCACCGCGAGATGTACCTGCTCGAGCGGAACGCCCTGCACCTGCTCTACAAGAACCTCTCCGACGAGAACCTCGGCACCTTCCTGCCGGCAGCGCTGGCGCTCCTGGCCCGCCGCGCGGTGGCGAAGAGCGGCCGCGACTCCGGCGAGTTCGACATCCGCCGCTTCACCGGCGCACCGGACGAGTTCGACCCGACGACGCCGATGTCCAAGGAAGCCGTCGCCGGCCTCTACGCGCTCGACCAGTTCGTCGCCGACCTGCCGCGCCTGTCCGAGGACCGCCGCCGCATCCAGGGCCAGCGGGTGAAGACCGACAAGGAGGTCTTCCGGCTCTTCGGCGACGCGTTCAAGCCGCTGTTCGAGGACGGCTACTTCCTCGAGGGCTACCAGGCCATCATCGAGGCCTTCGACGTCGAGCAGCCGATGCACCGAAACCGTGTGCTCGTCATCACCGGCGACGCCCTCGGCGAGAAGATGGCCGGCCCCGGCATGCGCGCGTGGAAGATCGCAGAGGCCCTCAGCGAGCACAACGACGTCCGTCTCGTGACCTGGAACGTCGCGAACCGCAAGTCCGACACGTTCGAGGTCTCCCGGGTGCCGCTCCAGCACGAGCGCACCATGAAGGACCACGAAGAGTGGGCCGACGTCATCTTCTTCCAGGGCTACGCGCTCCACCACTTCCAGACGCTGCAGCGCTCGAACAAGATCATGGTCGTCGACCTGTACGACCCGATGCACCTCGAGCAGCTCGAGCAGGCTCGCGACAACGGCGACGTCGGCTGGCGCAACCAGGTCACCTCGACGACCGAGGTCATCAACGCCCAGCTCGAGCGCGGCGACTTCTTCCTGTGCGCCTCGGAGCGCCAGCGCCTGTTCTGGCTCGGCCAGCTCGCCGGAGTCGGTCGTGTCAACCCGGACAACTAC
Coding sequences within:
- a CDS encoding glycosyltransferase; the protein is MDVSVVIVDWHQPELTRRAIDSVRSQRVDAAIELVIVVNEADDATVAAYRADHPDAVVVAEPTNSGFAGGVTRGIRASSGDVVVLLNNDAVADHGFLDRGLAVLAAGGDVVAAVAATAVLEGAFTRVTGADRGDDDLVAGDGTRWRRSGTGQTLVNGTGVVVDRAGNGRDRDWLRPIDDAPESAPLFGFSGGAVFLRRGPLEQVGGFDESLFMYYEDLDVAWRLRLAGFDVRYAPDAVVVHRHAASSGSDSPLVRYQSMRNRLAVVVRNGSPAFALRVGVRTVVRMLRDLARPSGAQLAPSAWRRLVLEAPAVLRHARRARRADGFDRAARVRVETLVDTAD
- a CDS encoding glycosyltransferase, which translates into the protein MSTFAPRVSVVVINFRGTDDTLECIARLSEVDWPADRLEIVVVENGSGDDSEARLRAALGEQKNVRIIVSEENLGFTGGSNLGAREASGDVVAFLNNDAKPDVNWVKEGIAGFAPSPRVAAVASKVLDWEGKTIDFVESGLSWFGMGYKNHIAELDDGRFDEPRDLLFGTGSALFVRRDVFLEVGGFDEGLFMFYDDVDLGWRLNLLGYRVRFAPRSVVYHKHHGSMKSFGDHREMYLLERNALHLLYKNLSDENLGTFLPAALALLARRAVAKSGRDSGEFDIRRFTGAPDEFDPTTPMSKEAVAGLYALDQFVADLPRLSEDRRRIQGQRVKTDKEVFRLFGDAFKPLFEDGYFLEGYQAIIEAFDVEQPMHRNRVLVITGDALGEKMAGPGMRAWKIAEALSEHNDVRLVTWNVANRKSDTFEVSRVPLQHERTMKDHEEWADVIFFQGYALHHFQTLQRSNKIMVVDLYDPMHLEQLEQARDNGDVGWRNQVTSTTEVINAQLERGDFFLCASERQRLFWLGQLAGVGRVNPDNYLADDNLNKLIAIAPFGMDSTPPKHERKAIRGVTPGIGEDDKVVIWGGGIYNWFDTPSLVRAVAKVAETHDDIRLFFLGVAHPNPDVPEMAIVSETRRISDQLGLTNKHVFFNEQWVALDDRQNYLLEADAGVSTHFAHIETTFSFRTRILDYMWANLPIVTTDGDSFGDLVAAEGMGVAVKERDVDGLAAALESMLYDEQAAQAARDAVSRVRSDFTWDRALAPLVEFCKDPHVAADRAHEAAVPAGSVAAGGRPRVALSPARQRELQFHQIANSRHGISRDVRLATWYLRENGVSGLRDKVQNRVRIMRESKNGR